DNA from Salmo salar chromosome ssa24, Ssal_v3.1, whole genome shotgun sequence:
ccttctcctgaatcctcctcccccccccctctctgcggatgacttcgtcaaccattttgaaaagaaggtcgacgacatccgatcctcgtttgttaagtcaaacgacaccgctggtcctgctcacattgcccttccctatgctttgacctctttctcctctctctctccagatgaaatcttgcgtcttgtgacggccggccgcccaacaacctgcccgcttgaccctatcccctcctctcttctccagaccatttccggagaccttctcccttacctcacctcgctcatcaactcatccttgaccgctggctacgtctcttccgtcttcaagagagcgagagttgcaccccttctcaaaaaacctacactcgatccctccaatgtcaacaactacagaccagtatcccttctttcttttctctccaaacctcttgaacgtgccgtccttggccagctctcctgctatctctctcagaatgaccttctcgatccaaatcagtcaggtttcaaggctggtcattcaactgagactgctcttctctgtgtcacggaggctctccgcactgctaaagctaactctctctcctctgctctcctccttctagacctatctgctgcctttgatactgtgaaccatcagatcctcctctccaccctctccgagttgggtatctccggcgcggctcactcttggattgcgtcctacctgacaggtcgctcctaccaggtggtgtgacgagaatccgtctccgcaccacgtgctctcaccactggtgtcccccagggctcagttctaggccctctcctattctcgctatacaccaagtcacttggctctgtcatatcctcacatggtctctcctatcattgctacgcagacgacacacaattaatcttctcctttcccccttctgataaccaggtggcgaatcgcatctctgcatgtctggcagacatatcagtgtggatgacggatcaccacctcaagctgaacctcggcaagacggagctgctcttccttccggggaaggactgccctttccatgatctcgccatcacggttgacaactccattgtgttctcctcccagagtgctaagagcctcggcgtgaccctggacaacaccctgtcgttctccgctaacatcaaggcggtgacccgatcctgtaggttcatgctatacaacattcgcagagtacgaccctgccttacacaggaagcggcgcaggtcctaatccaggcacttgtcatctcccgtctggattactgcaactccctgttgccggggctccctgcctgtgccattaaacccctacaactcatccagaacgccgcagcccgtctggtgttcaaccttcccaagttctctcacgtcaccccgctcctctgcacactccactggcttccagttgaagctcgcatctgctacaagaccatggtgcttgcctacggagctgtgaggggaacggcccctccgtaccttcaggctctgatcaggccctacacccaaacaagggcactgcgttcatccacctctggcctgctggctcccctacctctgcggaagcacagttcccgctcagcccagtcaaaactgttcgctgctctggcaccccaaggacaggacagcggagtcaatcaccaccttccgtagacacctgaactCCACCTTTAAAACcactttaaaacctcttacatctagacgttccgctagcggaacacctgctccaatatccaatgataggcgtgacgcgaaatacaaactcctcgaaaatccgaaaacttccatttttcaaacatatgacaattttacacaattttaaagataagtctctcctttatctaaccacactatccgatttcaaaaaggctttacagcgaaaacaaaacaggacttctacttcaataacaaatgtaggtttggttccaaataatccatagttatatccaaatagcggcgttttgttgtgcgttcaagacagtatccgaagggtaacgaagggtgaagCGCCCGGCGCgtttgtgacaaaaaatgtcaaaatattccattaccgtacttcgaagcatgtcaaacgctgataaaaatcaatttttatgcaatttttctcgtaaaaaagcgataatattctgaccgggagtcgttgttttccttcaaagactgaaaatgaaaacatggagtcgtctcgtgcacgcgcgcaccagtctcattgttctcagatcgaccacttaccaaatgcgctactgtttttcagccatggcctgcaaagtcatcattcaacgttctggcgccttctgagagcctatgggagcgttagaaaatgtcacgttacagcagagatcccctgttttggatagagatgatcaagaaggccaagaaatggtcagagagggcgcttcctgtttggaatcttctcaggttttggcctgccaaatgagttctgttatactcacaaactttggagtgttttctatccaaagctaataattatatgcatattctagtttctgggcaggagtagtaaccagattaaatcgggtacgttttttatccggccgtgaaaatactgccccctatcccaaagaagttaaaggtcttactcacatctgccAAATTACtgtcacatctgacgagcgtcggagcctgtGTAGTACGATTgaatcttagtcctgtactgaTGCTTTTcctttttgatggttcgtctgtggGCATATCGgggtttcttataagcgtccgggttagagtcccactccttgaaagcggcagctctaccctttagctcagtgaggatgttgcctgtaatccatggcttctggttggggtatgtacgtacggtcactgtgggtacGACgtaatcgatgcacttattgatgaagccagtgactgatgtggtgtactcctcaatgccatcggaagaatcccagaacatattccagtctgtgctagcaaaacagtcctgtagcttagcatctgcgtaatctgaccacttctttattgaccaaatcactggtgcttcctgctttagtttttttcttgtaagcaggaatcaggaggatataattatggtcagatttgccgaatggagggtgagggagagctttgtacgcgtctctgtgtgtagagtaaaggtggtctagagttttttctttgttgaaattaggtaaaatggatttaagtttccctgcattaaagtccccggccactaggagcaccgcctatgtatgagcgttttcctgtttgcttatggccttatacagctcattgagtgcagacttagtgccagcatcggtttgtggtggtaaatagaccgcTACGAAAAATTTAGatgaactctcttggtaaatggtGTGAtccacagcttatcatgagatacaaaaccttgagacttccttcatattagatttcgtgcaccagctgttgtttacaaatatacacagaccgccaccccttgtcttaccgggtGCATGTGTTCTATCTTGGCGATGCAGCGTAAACCCCGCCAGCTCTattttatccatgtcgtcgttcagccacgactctgtaaaacataagatattacagtttttaatgtcccgttggtaggatattcgtgatcgtagcttatctattttgttatccaatgattgaaCGTTGGCTAATAGGGCTaatggtagaggcagattacccactcgccgccggatccttacaaggcaccccaacCTACGTCCCGGatgtctctttctcctgcaaatcacggggatgagggccttgtcgggtgtctaaaGTAAATCCTTCGCGTCCGAATCgttaaagatttttttttcatccagtacgaggtgagtaatcgctgttctgatatccagaagctcttttcggtcaaaaGAGACAGTCGCAGAAACATTCtgtacaaaataatttacaaataatGCGGAAAAAACCCACACAATAGCAAAATAGGTTAAGTGTCTGTAAGTGCCATTCACTATCTACAGACAATGCTTCTACAAAATGATAGCAAGGATGGAGTTCGATAACATCTGCAGCTCCACAGTGTGACTTTCACCATTTTGGAATGTAAACAATTCTTCTTCTACAGGGTTTAGCATATTAAACGAacaacacacatcaacacaggACATTTGCCCCAAAGTGGTCAACAATGGAATTACACAATAGCCTAAAGGAACTCAAACCCAAATACGGGGGCCAGAACACCAAAATTGAGAAAACATAGGCAAAAATTCAGGAaatttaaaatgtgttttctcaACTTGTCTCATATGTTCATTGAACTATAAATTATTATTTGTGCATCTTTACTAAAAAAGGCTGTGCAACTGGTTACACGCACAGaaacagtgcttttaacatacaatgttttaaatgtacatatttgacacacatgattacattgtgcattTATACAATAATTATTATGTCCTCACCTGaattgtcatacccaagaagacttgaggctgtaatcgctgccaaaggtgctttaataaagtacagagtaaagggtctgaatacttatgtaaatgtgatatttcatttttttttttttttttactatatttgcaaaaatgtctacaaaccaaggggtttgaatactttccgaatgcactgtatgttgaaAACATTGTATGTTAAAATCACTGTGTGTGTAACTAGTTCCACAGCCTGTTTTAGGTAAGATGCCCAATTTATAATTATTTTTTTCTGGGGGGGGGTGATTTCACATATGAGACAATTTGAGCAAACACATCATTTTAAGTTGACTGAATTTTGGCTTACATTTTCTCAAGTTGAAGCTAAGCACATATTTTTCTTTTAGTTCAGGTATTTTTGGGGGTTCAGGTAATACACGAAAAGTTGAAGAAATAGGCTGTGGAGCCAGTTACCTTATTATAATTACATTAAACTATGAATTATAAACAGCAATTTCTCCAGTTAACTGTTCACTCTCTCTAACTAAAATATTGTCAAGGAAGAAAAGAGAAGTTttgcactccctccctccctccctccctcagcccaGCCAACCACCTGTTTAGAGTTAGAGGTCTTCTAAAGGGTTTTAATAGATGACACGAGAGATATCCAGGGCAGGCCATGACCACATGGTGTGAGAGAGTGGGACCAGACTACATGGCAGGAACCCAGTGGTAGCCTGGCCGGCCTGAGCCACAGACACACATCATGATAACATTCCACACAGCccagagagatgaggagaaacGAACAGAGTTTCCCTCATACGCTCAGATGCTCAAATTATTTTACTTCTCATGCACTTGCCCTTGGATCAAAATCTCTTGTTTCAGTTCAGTGTTCCTGATAACACTTTCAGTGAACCATCTGTGTAATGGTTATATATTCATTTACAATATACTGtctagtataatatagtattacATTTGGCTTTAATACACACTGTCataaggaaccatgaattcttaTGATAATGCACTATGCCCTTTTGCAATAGGTTTCTGTTCCTTTATAATAGTATTCCATTAATATTTTCTATAAGGAACATATGGGAAGCATTTCATCTAATTAGTCCTTATTTTTCTTTGTCTTGTGGAAACTATGTTAGTGAAACTATGTTAGTGAATGAGTGCATGACCCTGCACCTGTGCAGTTTGTTGCTCAAAACAGGACTTCTTTGTAGTTAAAACTAAGTAAACACCAGATGATGATCCGAGCCAGTATTCATAAAGAGGCTtgtaggaatgctgatctaggatcagtttgacattttagatcataatgaataagattaaatTGACAGGGGCGTCCTGATCCTAAATCAGTGCTCCTACTGTGAGATGCTTGATAGAGTATGGACCCACGTTCCCCCTGTCTTATTCATTATAATCTGAAAGTCAAAACTGATCctacatcagcactcctactctgatagGCTTCATGAATACAGcccctgatcttagatcagcactcATTATGAATACGGGTGATGTTGTATTCTCCACAGGGAATCTGTTCACCTTCGGCAATAAGTACCTGTTGGACACATACTACTATGCGAAACACGACCCAGCCTTCGTTCCGGCCTTCTCTGTGTCCGAAGATGCAGCTGATCTTCTGGTTATGGACATGCTGAAGATGTGCTTTGGTGAGGGagctctttctttcttccttctaatatatattttaattgtgTTTATGTATTCTATTGAGATAGGAAAGGTAGGAGAGATTGACAGTCAGAAGGGCATGGGTTGGATTCAAACCCATGCCGTCTTAATGTTAGCCTATGGTGTACATAGGCATTAACCACCGGACCGCACATGGCATGGGAGCTCTTTCTTTCAAACAGTGTTATATAGGCTGCTTCCTAAATGACACCCTACCCTATTCTCTTTATACCGTACTATtttcgaccagggcccataggacttaATACAGGTAtcaccaaatagcaccctattccctttatagggaAGAGCTCCCAAAAATGCTCCcaaaaaagccaactgacatttactcttgaggtgttgacttgttgcaccctcgacaactactgtgattattatcatttgaccatcttggccatgttctgttataatctccacccggcacagccagaagaggactggccacccctcatagcctggttcctctctaggtttcttcctaggttttggcctttctagggagtttttcctagccaccgtgcttctacacctgcattgcttgctgtttggggttttaggctgggtttctgtacagcactttgagatatcagctgatgtaagaagggctatataaatacatttgatttgatagtacACTATATACAGGAATACAGTACTGTTTGGGACGCACCCACAGTTTTCATTATATGACAATCAACAACATTCAAACACGGAATAACATACAACATAACACAATTAAATACTGTTTTACAGTATATTGACATTTTCATTTATAGGTGAGGGGGCCCAGTTCTGCAAATATGACACCCTGACCACCTGTAGTCTGGCTGTGGGCAACGCCACCCTGCAGTCCTTCCAAAGTCACAAGGCACTCAGGCAAGACCTGGAGTCTGGTATGTCACTGAAATTGACATCTCTTTCATTGTGAAATGAATGTTTAAAGAGTTAGAATATCTACTCAGTAACCCCAACACCTTAAACTACAGTCTAGTGAATGTAACCTAATGCTCTTAAAGATGCTGTCTGggatcttaagcacaacaaatgttttaacattgtacgAATTgtattcgtaacatatcatacaaatatTTTTTGCAGGATGTAACATATCATCCGAAATGGATGACGCTGTACACAATTTGATGATGTAGTACACACAAAAAATAGGGATCCGTTTTTGCTCGTGAGCACCACtgtcaaaactactggctgaaattctACAAAAGTTTGGAAGCATCACTTTAATTGCTAACCTATTTGAATACCATGTATAACAGGAAGCTTGACTAATGCAAGTTGCAACACATTTTCCCCATAGCATAAACAACTGCTCAGCAACTTACGGTAGCTCCTCAAAATGTATATTGTGCTACAGCCATTTCTGcactgccaagagtgtgcaaagctgtcatcaaggcaaagggtggcgactttgaagaatctcaaatataaaatatattctgatttgtttaacactttttcggttgctacatgattccatatgtgttatttcatagttttgatatcttcactattattatacaatgtagaaaatagtcaaaataaagaaaggcCCTTGaatgacttttgactggtactgtacatcgtAAGATGGTTCTATCAACGATCTTAACGCTACAAACGTCCTGGGAAACAAGGCCCTGACCTCTTAAATAAGTAAGgaggtatttttttttaaattagtttGACATAAAAATTTATCACTCGTTATTAGTAGATAACATCCTTCTTTCCCTTAGTCGTGTCCTGTGGTTGGCTGGCCACGCCAAGGTACAGAGAGAAGAGACCCATTACCTAGAGGAGGCGACAGTGAGCTTCTTCTGCAACAGCGGCTACGTCATGTATGGTTCTCTAGAACGAACCTGTCTGTCCAGTGGAGAGTGGACCGGAGAGGAAACCTACTGCGACTCAGGTAGGTCCCTATAGTCCACTAGATAAGCTCTAAAAATGATAAATTTTATGTAAAAGCCTGAAAAACGTCACACTTGTAGAATGTTTTAGGTCCATAGTCAAATGTTATAGAACATGCTAGTTAGGACAGATGTTTCATGCTTTCTACAATGCTTTCCAGACATGTTTTAACCACCAAGTTTTACCTTTAACCCATACCCTAACCTAACTCATAACCCTACTGACATTTGCTATACAAGTGTGCCTCATGACGTCTGCAGGCGAAGTTAGGGCCCTATGATGTCCGTGATGTGGAAAACGTGGACGGAATCGCTGAATTTGGTAATAAAAATGGAAAACTGTGCAATGTTGTGTTGCATCATTACAAATTTActgttatatatttttaaattgttGACTTATTTATTCATTCACATTATTAGACACTTTTTCTTATAATAAAATTTGCGCAAATTGTAAAACACAGAATTCAGAAAAATTTAAACGGATAAAACGGAATTTGGGAAAAAAATTTAACGGATTTCATAGGGCTCTACAAAGTGTCTTGTATACTCTGCTTTTAATAACCCACCTCAGATGTTATGCCTACTTGGTACTACTATATGTGTTGCCTGTTTcacagtttgttttgttcaaatCACATGCTTGAGTATTTAAAATAAAAGCCATTGGCAGTGAGTGTGCTGAAatgtttattttacctttatttaactaggcaagtcagttgagaacaaattcgtattttcaatgatgacctaggaacagtgccttgttcaggggcagaacgacagatttgtaccttgtcagctcggggattcgatcttgcaacgctctaaccactaggctacgctgccgccccaccCGCTGGCAACGCTAGTGACTTTCAAAAGCCCATTTAACGTGACTCATTTTACGGTGCATGTACACTAGATAGCGGTAAATTGCAGCGTGTCGCTCTTAGGCCGCCCATTGTGactcgcttgtgggcgtgctggcagcatATGTTTGATTATgcgtcaagaattcagcatagcaagtttatatgaaggtctggttagtaaatgggtacatagttcaatagtaatatcctctaaaaggctctggtgacaaacaaactttgctgccctgtttccaattgtccacatgactgggagaacctattcaagtaagtaaatacatttcgAAAATGTAAAAGAAACCTATGTATTAttggctaactagctacagtggaggctaactcaaatgagctaaCTCACTATCTAGCCAACTTCACATACTTTGTAGAtaggtagctggtgatatttaattcagTTAACTAGCTAACTTCGTATTAGCTATgtatcttgatgtatttatcactgtaaaaaacaaactccaaatgcatttgtaggtagctagctaacaaccatggaggagggtgaaaggatagcagccccaactgtcaaagTGAGAGAGTTGGCTATTcaggatagggcaggtacttttgtgtagttcctgtccctagaagtgaggacggagataatagtaacataatattcagtgtggtgtaatttgactataaggaagtctgtttcttgtgaggttttctgtcctcagagagAGCTATGAAAGCCTACATGTCTACatatgaagagcagtggttctcagtcctggtcctggggactcaaaggggtgcccatttttgtttttgcctttagcactgcacagctgattcaaatgatcaactcatcatcaagcggtatttatgtattaatttgtgatgCTATCCTTGATACGATCGTGTTATTGCACATATGTGTGCtcatgcatctatcaatccaatgttatcagGAATATTATattttagtaatccacaatgacctggtgacgtaatagtctaataattacattgtcttccatattcctacagataccttgcaactggagattccttcaaaaaTGATTGACTACAGTTATtgtgtagggcactgcaaggttgggtgaccaggacCATTTtggactgcctcctggaggaattcaggtgtatgaaggctacctgtgtcctacataacttcatgaggatggacacgaggaccaggaggggatctgcagctcgccgttgtgtgccagaggagaagtctgctgctctgcaggatgtttcaaggctggggtccaacaacgcagcaagagaggcaatctgtgtgagatcttcacctcctacaattagacaccctataacccacacctacacactcatgtatcaatctgattgatagattgtgttgtgcagtaagcaggctcaggtgtataactgtcTCCTTCCACTTTCAAAGAATAtgcaagagggccaaccatgaagaatagtaagacacttcattattttgAGAACTACGAtatattgtttgtcctcgtgtctgttcatgtttttcagcataaagtactctgcagccacttagtgtggtttggacaccaggtgaggccacacgtacagattcctgttgaacactgtccCTTTAACTACcatattttctcaataacagtctctctccttcacttcatccctctctcttctccctaaatcctctaggttatatcagctgtgtcggtgaacccctcccgcatctgaactggctacatagagggtacagcatgatcagaggtgagaggtcacttggtcagctCAACatgaagtattattaaagaggtGCTTTACATTGAACTATAGAtagcagtagtcccagagttaatgatccaaggtcagttttgcatttcacctgatTATTATGATGAgtaacaatgttagaataaaaactaaaaacacaaagcaaattctctctctctctccatctgtctctcgtctgcagttatgttttgatgtgagagaggatgccaacccccaatcccatcatcgccacctcacccacTTTTATGATGACCTTCGGGCCGACTagacactattatgtaattgtgatgaactgagaataTTTTGGTAGTTCTGATTCATGGATCATATCCCTGCTCCTATGTTCGTATCTCTTTccatttctgtcttttacacctctctcgccacctctttcttcctctgtttttataatgcacaacagatgtgcattgaagtacagactGAACTTGCATTAAtattataattgtaatattataaatacatgcatttataacacttggataatgaacttctttcaatgaagtgtttcacattctctactggttgaaattaagtctctcatttgatgaaatactacacctatcctgtgtttatcagatcaatgcagatgaagggcattAGATATTCAGattttagagtatttacatgatgcataggaagtggtGTACTGTTTATTTTTGAAATtctatttctgtatatatgaattacaaatcagttaataactagttaaatcctgtttctagtctaatagttacaatgtgtaaccattgatgacccaggaccaagattggtaaacactgttgaagtgtacaattgtaatacatacatgcagacacagcatcattgaacgactggaatttgatactcctggtattggatatgactgtaaAATAATCTAAAAGACATTCATACctgaactgcacctttatttgccaaggtagagtacatgatcaggctagatgtacaggctacaatgtgagGATCtaatgcatggtaataactacatgtctatatacgacttgcatccttggcacaaagttattatatactcaatccataggcttcattaatgtaaTTCAGACTGTTTTTAAattgatacaactggctatgatagctgaggttcatagataggttctgaactaatatgtataccaaacgtttgggtccatacacagatggctagatagctagctagatagcttgctacacatccataggcatacaggtctttttatcctccactgcacaataagcaagaacatagctagctacgttatttaATCTATCTGCATGGCAAATATTAGGAAAATAAGCTTACAAATGTGTActttcaatttgcagtaaatgctttagctagctagattctttacatccactgtttcacaagacgacagcctggtttgttggttgtttcaggagtcactaaaacattaaacaaccagAATTACAATTTATCTgggtaatgttagctagtcagctaatgtaaactcactcacttttgtacattgccttggtccgtacaattgaccttattttagcgccccaaaaacgtaatacttccagatcaactgtttgtgtcgaatttgaatcgggTTTTTAGGGCAGTGCTAAAgttatcttcagaagtaaacagcgaCTTTGAAAGTCATGATTGCTTACAGTGATGACGCAAataatgactaggtatcccccccactgtccatttcttgtttttaaatgatgagagaagtgctacacctggtggagaaaGATTGTAAGACAGAAATAATTTCTTTATGCGTGCTGTACGTTACGGCATAACACGTCACGATGTAACGGAGGGTCAGTTTTTTctacttttctccaatactatagagccattaccatgtcgatcaacgcttgaatagaaccgtagttcacaccccagattttgaagtcaacagtctctacagtcccattagttttctttgTAGACTCGTTTGAATGTCGCGGTTGCAcacatttgtacggaatggggtgAGATTACGTTAGCTTGCTAAATCACGATTTTCGTAAATTAAattttgataaaaaatatatacttaatcgtttgtctctacattaactaacattcctGTCAACTGTACATTATTTTCATGATTCGTTATGAAGTTATAatcacttacatttgcttccatcctagtatttttgtcagccacctttgctgaagaaagtctccaGCCTTGGGTCTCATAGCGTCATATTCGTCATGGGAaacactcgatatgattggtcatcgcCCAGCGGTCGCCACTGGTGATTTGCAGTTGGGAAAAGTTTATCTTTTTCACCGCCTCTCACACCACTTTCCTTCCATTGATATGAATGGGAAGCGGTTAGAAGTAGAGATTCCAGCGACTGACCAACCCAGGCGGTGCTGACCGTacagtaccgagtcaatatgctggggtacaaggtaattgaggtacagtgccttcaggaagtattcacaccccttgactttttccaaattgtgttgtgttacaacagtggtcaccaaccagtcgatcgtgatctccaaggcatttctagtcgatcgccaaacattGTTGTACACacccaacgataaagccttgtg
Protein-coding regions in this window:
- the LOC106584881 gene encoding sushi domain-containing protein 2, with the protein product MNTAPDLRSALIMNTGDVVFSTGNLFTFGNKYLLDTYYYAKHDPAFVPAFSVSEDAADLLVMDMLKMCFGEGAQFCKYDTLTTCSLAVGNATLQSFQSHKALRQDLESGMSLKLTSLSL